One Aegilops tauschii subsp. strangulata cultivar AL8/78 chromosome 7, Aet v6.0, whole genome shotgun sequence genomic window carries:
- the LOC109779218 gene encoding cysteine-rich receptor-like protein kinase 10, with product MVVASSSSSHVLAAAATLFTLRAVAASGGNGSATLALCVHVDGVHSSPDSPFYGGFGYSLSQVVEAASASDRLSSVTRYDQRRVTTTTGPDRADEYALAQCRPDVPADECLRCLNACLGTLDTRCDSAAVRYDSCLLRSSPHNFSSFDVNEYTVAVFDGNAPSLPKKVPTGLLGKVAANATANRSRTAAGIADYPDAAATGGRGRASVYGLAQCITQMTAQDCGSCLRGALSRLSDEFNSSAGMQVLRPSCMLRYAGSPFFNASLLPVTHVAVPEGDGAAAPEGSNSLPQSKGFVPVGLSSCQFWQRISLSSAFHIGFLSDNRSSQGDRTFLFCGRGCYTRTNPSSIVEQTERPEIKECHGYSPFLFLLRVLFRSLTQVSHICSGGGNYSYQTLVNATANFSEENRLGSGGCGVVYKGILENKKEIAIKKLARKNLKELEREVSLVAELQHENLVKFLGHCFQDDKMFLVYEYLSSKSLSNYFKGSGDYQKLDWAKWLNIIKGVARGLTYLHLDSGKDIVHRDLKPSNVLLDSNFGAKIADFDLARGYNRERSHESTRNTAGTYGYIAPECYAEGKFSTKSDVYSFGVMVLEIIVGQSINRFENDNCTGLVEHVWQHWSDLRVGDVLDRDHLGLGNHEQMQQASRCVQVALLCVQNDRSRRPAMDEVTYFLSNEMLVPDPSAPGYITAPAGSGPPVCSVNDVTISMTEPRS from the exons ATGGtcgtggcctcctcctcctcctcccatgTCCTTGCAGCTGCGGCCACTCTCTTCACCCTGAGAGCGGTGGCGGCATCCGGCGGCAACGGCAGCGCCACCCTTGCCTTGTGCGTCCACGTCGACGGCGTGCACTCGAGCCCGGACTCCCCGTTTTACGGCGGCTTCGGCTACAGTCTGTCACAGGTTGTGGAGGCAGCTAGCGCGTCCGACAGATTGTCCAGTGTGACGCGCTACGATCAAAGAAGGGTCACCACCACCACCGGCCCGGACCGCGCGGACGAGTATGCGCTCGCGCAGTGCCGGCCCGACGTGCCGGCCGACGAGTGCTTGCGCTGCCTCAATGCCTGCCTTGGCACACTTGACACCCGCTGCGACTCCGCCGCGGTGCGCTATGACAGCTGCCTCCTCCGCTCCAGTCCACACAACTTCAGCAGCTTCGATGTCAATGAGTACACGGTGGCCGTGTTCGACGGCAACGCGCCTAGCCTCCCGAAGAAGGTGCCTACCGGCTTGCTCGGCAAGGTGGCAGCCAACGCCACCGCGAACAGATCCAGGACCGCTGCAGGGATAGCGGACTACCCAGATGCAGCGGCAACCGGCGGCCGTGGCCGTGCGAGTGTCTACGGGCTGGCCCAGTGCATCACCCAGATGACGGCGCAGGACTGCGGCAGCTGTCTCCGCGGCGCGCTGTCACGCCTCTCCGACGAGTTCAACTCCAGTGCCGGGATGCAGGTCCTTCGCCCCAGCTGCATGCTGCGGTACGCGGGCTCTCCCTTCTTCAACGCGTCCCTCCTGCCCGTGACCCATGTCGCCGTCCCAGAGGGCGACGGCGCCGCGGCTCCGGAAGGAAGCAATTCCCTTCCGCAGAGCAAAGGTTTCGTACCCGTCGGGCTCTCCTCTTGCCAATTTTGGCAACGGATTTCCCTCTCCTCTGCGTTTCACATTGGTTTCCTTTCCGATAACAGATCGAGTCAAGGTGATCGCACTTTCTTGTTTTGCGGGCGGGGCTGCTATACTCGCACTAATCCTAGTAGCATTGTGGAGCAAACGGAGAGGCCGGAAATCAAAGAGTGCCACGGGTATTCCCCATTCCTCTTTCTCTTACGAGTACTGTTTCGCAGCTTAACTCAGGTTTCACACATTTGTTCAGGGGGTGGTAACTACAGCTACCAAACTCTGGTGAATGCCACTGCTAACTTCTCCGAGGAAAATCGGTTAGGATCTGGTGGATGCGGCGTAGTATACAAG GGAATACTGGAGAACAAGAAAGAAATAGCCATAAAAAAACTTGCGAGAAAAAATCTGAAAGAGCTGGAAAGGGAGGTTTCTCTGGTTGCGGAGCTTCAGCACGAGAACCTTGTCAAGTTCTTGGGCCATTGTTTTCAGGACGATAAGATGTTTCTTGTCTATGAGTACCTTAGCAGTAAAAGCTTAAGCAACTATTTCAAAG GTTCAGGCGACTATCAAAAACTGGATTGGGCAAAATGGCTCAACATCATCAAAGGGGTTGCACGTGGCCTTACTTATCTTCATCTTGATTCTGGGAAGGATATTGTTCATAGGGATCTCAAGCCATCTAACGTCCTCCTTGATTCCAACTTCGGTGCAAAAATCGCCGATTTCGATCTTGCAAGAGGGTACAACAGGGAGAGGAGTCATGAAAGCACTCGTAACACGGCCGGTACTTA TGGATACATAGCTCCAGAGTGCTATGCGGAAGGGAAATTCTCCACCAAATCGGACGTGTATAGCTTCGGGGTGATGGTGCTGGAGATCATAGTTGGGCAGAGCATCAATAGGTTCGAGAACGACAACTGCACCGGTCTCGTGGAACAT GTGTGGCAGCATTGGAGCGACCTTAGAGTTGGAGACGTGCTGGACAGGGACCATCTTGGCCTTGGGAACCATGAGCAGATGCAGCAAGCATCACGGTGCGTGCAGGTCGCGCTCCTCTGCGTTCAGAACGACCGGTCCAGGAGGCCGGCCATGGACGAGGTCACCTACTTCCTTAGCAATGAGATGCTTGTGCCGGATCCTTCTGCTCCCGGGTACATCACGGCGCCGGCCGGCAGCGGGCCGCCTGTGTGTTCGGTGAACGACGTGACGATCAGCATGACGGAGCCCCGATCCTGA